The sequence TATAATCGTTGAGATTGTTTTTGTGGCGTATTGAAATTGAAAGTGTTTATTATCATTCTCTGCAGACAAATCCATGAGCACATAGAGTCTATGATGGATCGTGAGTACCTTTAGCCACCTTTAACTTTGTGTTCAAATCAGTGAAGCTGCTTTCAACCAATTTTTTCTTCTTGTAGAGCACAGAGCACAAGTACGAGAGGAGCAGCAGCAGCAACGAGAACAAGCCGAAGGAGGTGACCAAGCCACTCCACAAACAACTCAGAAAACCTCTGAAACCAGTCAAGAAACTTCACAAACTCGTCAATCAAGTTCTCAAGCGACTTCCCGGCGTGAGAGCGAATCGAACCCACCCCCTGCCCAGAGGCCTCGTCCTAACCAACCCCCTCACTTCGGGCCAGCCAGTTCCGAGTCAACAGATCAGCTGGACGACCTCCACTTCAGCGTGGGTATGCCGTGGTACTTTATGGTTCATCACAGAGAGCACGCACAGCAAcgacaacaacaacaacatcaAGAACAACAGCGTCGGAGGGCGACGGCAATGGCAGCTGCAGCCAGGAGCTTGGTAGGCTCCCCTCTTGTACTGGGATTGTGAGTTAGCcaatgtgtttgtatgtgaGGTTTATTCCTGTATACTGCATTGCAATATGACTATGTATTAATACTTATATCTGCTCTCGCTGTGGCTTATTAATTTGCTTGTGTGTTTGCCTATCTAACGTATTTAGGAATTTAGTGATAACCAAATTCTCTCCCCCCAcatacacgcacgcacgcacacacacacacacgcacgcacgcatacAGTGCTGGTGCTGGAGGGCCTGGTGGTATGGAAGCACTCCACTCTTCCCCAGGAGACTATGTGTGGGGCCCTCAGGGAATAGATAACATGATATCTCAGTTACTGGCCAGTTTAGAGGATCCTGGACCACCTCCTGCTGAGCAGAACAAGATTGAATCTCTGCCCACTGTGTTGTCAACTCCTGAAAACATGGAGTTTTGTGAGTAAAGTTATAGTGACTTTGtgacaataataatgttaCACTTGGAACCTCTTTGTAATGCACACCTTTGGGAGACAAAGTTTTGAGAGGTTGACGATGCATCAGTaaagggcgtataaagagaagaggacATTCAAATACAATCTAAATGGGCGGGGGCTTATATCTAGAATTTATTGCACTGCACTCTATACTCGAGACTGCCTTGTTTTTACTCTATTCCCTAGTGGGCAGTTGGCaatagcatatcctgctgactcatcaataatataaTGCATACACAGTgcagtatacattgtgagttgcatgccctcttaaTTCTCTTTATACACCCTTGGTAGAACCCAGCTTAACGGCCACTGGGATATAATACTACAAGGGCAGAACAATTTGCAGCTGATTGCATATCTTCTATTTGCTCTCTCAGGTAAAAGTTGCTCAGTGTGTAAAGAAGATTTTCCGAACGGGGAGAATCTGCTGCAGCTGCCATGCACCCACCTTTACCATAAGGACTGTATTCTACCGTGGCTCAAACTGGTGGGTGgatgtacacatgtagtcaTTGACAATTGAAGACTAGCCCTTTAATTTCTTCATGTACATCGTCATGTATACAGCTGTCTGCCTTTTTCATTAATATTATCCGTTAATTGCTGTTTAGCATATTATCCTGTATCACCTCAAAATATGCTTTGATCGATCTGCACCCCTTTAGTAAATACCATCAGCAAGTACTATCCccacatgtgtatacataccCCATGTTTTTTGCTCTACACGTATATACTCTTATAACCCCTCTCCCCTCTCTCTACCCCATACAGCATGATACTTGCCCGACTTGCAGGTTTCATCTGAACACTGGCGAGGCTAACAAGGAGAAGGAACCAGTCTAGCAGACTCTATGTTCTCTGTATagtatgattgtacatgtacaagtcgttcattgtatacacactgtacaataTGTGACACTGATCGAATAAACTTCAatatgctaaaaataattttatttatcacatgcacacaccgcCGGCCTGTGTAAGGGTTCTAAAAACAAATCAAGATCACTTTAAACCTTATATATTAGAAAGTATGGAAGTGTGCAAAGTTAGTTCAGAGTTTGGCTTGGTTGCTAGGAAATAGGGCAGACAGCTTCTGACTCAGCATCACATTGCCGGCTATCTTCAACCTCCCATCAAAGAAAGCCTGCACATAATGAGCGTATCATAATTTATGACAAAAGACTAACGTTAATTATTCGGAAAACAATTAAGTACGAGGaactattgtacatgtacatgtatatacaatgtagcagatgtacatgtactacagaAAACAtacaataatgaaagcaccgcgggtgctgatgcctcggtggaggtgccaaagctacataacataaaactactagctagcttttatacactgtcacattgattataatgagaacattattttttaattttgctgcattgtgaaactcaaatagtaggtaatgatcgaccatgattgttgttaaaaacgatcgatgccaaagtcagcagagccttgcagctctcttctcactcttgcagctatcaatagctagtgttctagtgcagagctaactactaagtagagtagcaacactcggtgaacaagttttgctacggactcttctgaaaaggctgcaatggcattccaagtaagcaaaactaggcattactcaagaacgaagctttattttgcaaatccacaaatagcatgccaagaaaacatgactagaagcctatagaaactcttacttgcacttcattgatccttgagcagctgaaatagtctacacacacacacagacacacaaatacactaccgtatacctcgcttgcgcatgcgcaccgaggcataattatgcaccaatatttataattattagctagctgct comes from Halichondria panicea chromosome 7, odHalPani1.1, whole genome shotgun sequence and encodes:
- the LOC135339103 gene encoding E3 ubiquitin-protein ligase RNF126-B-like — its product is MADVRAFLSSLMGPGARYYCHHCEHPFKMQTTTPDLPVCPNCSSEFVEEAVDENEPPQPIPLEGRDPTGDAHSQSSEMDTDDPVPERVPFPPSSSRRRFNPFNPFPPGEPYVMMRVPQRRPLTVQIHEHIESMMDQHRAQVREEQQQQREQAEGGDQATPQTTQKTSETSQETSQTRQSSSQATSRRESESNPPPAQRPRPNQPPHFGPASSESTDQLDDLHFSVGMPWYFMVHHREHAQQRQQQQHQEQQRRRATAMAAAARSLVGSPLVLGFAGAGGPGGMEALHSSPGDYVWGPQGIDNMISQLLASLEDPGPPPAEQNKIESLPTVLSTPENMEFCKSCSVCKEDFPNGENLLQLPCTHLYHKDCILPWLKLHDTCPTCRFHLNTGEANKEKEPV